AGTCTTGCCCTCAGAGAAGGTTGAGGTGTTGGAATAGATGCTCACTTCCTTGCCGTACTCACACGTACAGCTCTAGGACTTGTGGCAGAACCCCCCCCACAGGTTTGTGTCTCGGCCCCTGTGGGCTGCCCACGAGGCGGTTCTGTGTGGTTGTGCTGGTACCGGCAGCGCCGCAAGGACCGTCTCTGAACAGACTCCCATGCGCAGCCACAGGATGGCTTTTCGAGTGAACTTCTGGTCTGCCTCCCCAGTAAcgctgttctttttctttgcctttgattCTTCTGAAGTCACTCCTCCGACCGGCTGGCCTTGTGGGGTGCGTGGGGACTGAACCTTCGAGGGGGTGCTGCCCCCAGACTGTTGGCCTTTCTGGTCCTTCCTCGGGGGAGAAGACAAACAGGGAATGCATGGAGATTTACTTTCCTGTTGTGGCATCACATTTGTGGGCATCTAAGGACAAAATGCTACCAAGtcctgggaggagcagcagagcTGTCGGGGAAAAAGCTCCTCCAGCCCTggagcctgccttcccttccTGGGGGGGTGCCACGCGCACCCCGGAGTCAGACCCTGGACTGCCTTAGCAGAGTCCATTTTACCATCTCCCACAGACAGAAGCGGTCTGGACATTTTCAGCAGTCCTGTTGTGGGGACAGAGTTAGTCTTTCTTGACTAATTATTGGCTTAATTGCAAGGCTCACAAGTAAGCTGTTTGGTATTTAGCCACGTTAGCCAACAAACAGCTGGGCCCAAACTTCAACAAGTCTACTTGGGAATGTAATTTAGTGCCATTCCGGGAGGAAAAAGCACACGCTCTAAGTGCTGTGCGGGGTTTAATGAGTGTGGTGTGCTGAGCTGAGCAAGCTGTGGGTGTTGGATTTAACCTTTTTACACACCGACTTAAAAGGAATCTTTCCTCctgcctttttccttccccagattattTGCAGGTGTCTTCCCTCGAATGGCAGCCATCAGCCTGGGAGGTTTCATCTTTCTTGGTGCTTATGAGCAAACCCGCAGCTTGCTGTTGGAGGTTGGCAGAGAGAGGCCCTGAAGCAGGGACGGTGCCCCCTGCTTGGCTCTCAAGAAAAAGGGTTCCATGGgagcagccctgcggccctctgccCCAGGCTCCAGTGTGTGAAGACGGGGACCTTGAGAACGTGTCTTCCCTGCTGTCTGGCTGGCACGCTCACACAGAACCCTGGCCACAGCGGTACTCTCAACCCCGTCCTCAGCCCCCCGAATAAAGCCATTTGCCAATGCTGAGTCCAGGCTGCTTGGAGCCTTCATTTGATCTGTAGCTGATCTCGCACTACCTGCCCCCCCTGCTAGCGGGCCGAGCGCAGGAGGCAGAGACAGTGGGGCTGGACcgggagcaggaaggaaggggactCCAAGGGAAagtggggcctggggctgggtgTCTCCCCCTGGTGAAGCTTAGGGCTTTGTTGAGAAACAGTGACCTGCAGGTGCAAGCAGGCCTTCTTCTGGGCAGCCAGGCTGCTGGTCTTAATTACCCCCCGATTTCCCCTAAAAAACACGATTGTATTATTTTACAGAGAAGCATCCAGCAGCCCACGTGGTGTGTGCGAGAAAGCAAGCAGTTGCGCTCAGGGCCTCCGGGGGACTGGCTGGCTTCAGCGCAGGAGGGCGCGGTGGGCCCTCTGAGGACCTGAGCCCCGCTCCACGCTCCTCCACGTGAGACCCAAAGGAGGGGCCGGGGCGGGCTGGGAGACGGAGCGCGGCATCTGCGTGCCTCGTCGGGAAGGGTTGTTGTGCAGTACTGGAAGTGAAATGGGGAGGTCACTGTGGCGGAGCTTGACTAATACGCTCCAGGTGTTagaaaaattcagagagaaaTCTCAGGAATCCAGGGGTGGTGTATCTTCCCTGCAGCAAAGAAGTATAGGATTTTGCTTTGCTGAGAAGAAATTTTCCCCTTTTTGGGAAAACATAATCAAAGACAGCATAACTGCATTTTATTTCAAGGGAGTTTCtggaagagaagggggagaaaCGATGGGTAGAAGAATGCCCTCAGCCACACAATCAACATTTATAAATGAACCTTTATTTTAGACACTTCAATGCTGTTTGTTAGACACTTCagtattttacatgtttttcaaTGTACATTGTACcaaaatttctataaataaataactttgtaCATAAAAGTAATACTTCCTCTTTCACATTGCCTCTCAGAAGCAGCAAATTCACATATTTTGTGGAAGTAACAACAGCTGACTGTTGAGAACACAATTCTGAATGTGCTTACCTTTTAGAACAGTGATGACCCTGGAGAGTAAAATCTTACCAACCATTTTGTCAGTCTGTACCTTCAGCTTTTGGGCTAAAGGAACTtgctttctgagatttttttaagGACCTTGTTTCAATGTAATTTTTCCTGAAATACACATTGGCACTCACAAGATGGTTAGCTACAGGTCTCGAAAGTGCAAATATACCCCGGCCAGGGGCCTCGACTTGTTACAGCCCCAGCCTGGGTCTGTCTGTGTGAGGGAAGGACGTGGACAGACATGCTCCGGATCCTCAGCAGAGAGAAGCTAGCCCTGAAAAGGAAGGACTCGACCCTTTTTCTCCCCCATGGTCAATGTCACGTGAATTCTACTGGCTGAACTAAAACATCACTATTGAAAAATCCACAGGTACCAACACCAGCAGCCTCTTAGTAAAATAAGCCTCAAAGGACAATCGAGTGAGACCGACGACCACATCTGCTTTTCtctgggaaggaaggcaggcagtgCTTCGTTGTTTGGAACAAAGGCTTGCGGTGGATCaacaacctcccccccccccccccttctgctTGGCAAGGACTCCAACTTACAAAAGCCTGGAGGGCAGAGGTCCAGGGTGACACGGGCATCTCAGGACACCGCAGGGAGGTGAGCTGCGGGAGCATCCGCACATGCGTGATACTGATGGGAAGTGAAAGCCGATGCACATGAAGGAGGGCCCCCGCTGGGCCGCATCCTGGGGGGCTGTCCCGGGAAGTGCAAGGCAAACCCCAGgacttcccccccaccccgccctccagAAACTCCTGGGAACAAATGTGGTTTTTAGCTTCTACGAATTCCATCCATGCATTAAGGCACCAgaactcctccccaccccccattccaAAATTAAACAGCAACCTGATACGAAAAATAGTATTGTCAAAattgtatggttttttttttgttaaccaTGCACTAAAGATTAAAATAGCCTCTGcaaaagatatataatatataggaaaTCTCTGAAAACTCTTATGTACAAGGGTATCAAATACTTTTCTGCTTTTGTACACAACAGCCTCTTGCGATTCTGGGCTTCAGCTGCAAGTCCCTTAAACCACGGACACTCCACATGGAAGTTTAAAAACTCTGTACACATCAGTGACGCTTGAACTCAAGCTTCCTTACAGCCTCTCCTACTACCTCTCCTTCCTCTAGAGACGGACACAAGAGCTGAGGTAGACCAAGCCTAGATCtttggtggaaagagcaggggcaCGCCCCGCTTCGCTGGAGGCTGTCCTGTCAGCACTGGGGACTCGGGGCTGGCGTCGTACACCTGGGGCAGGTGTCCGTTGGAAAGAAGCAAGTGCTGGCCTTCGCTGGGGACGTCAGGAAAGCCCGAGGCGGCTTCGGAGAGCTCAGGACTGCCTGGAGTTAATGTCGAGGGAGGCTGGAGGTCTCTGGAGTCCGGCTCACACAACCTTGCCAAAGTCCACGGAGAGGCCCCTGTGAGAAAGGAGGGGGCGCgtcagagctccaggctggcCTCTTCCCTGCCCCGACCCCGCTGCGGTGCCACCCTGGAAGGCAGTGAATGTCTACCTTTCCCATCTGGAGGCACCAGTGGCTTTTTCTTCAAGGATGTCGGCATTCTGTCGTGGTTACTGGGGTAGAGGGACCCCCTGCAGTCGGCACGGGAACCATCGGCAGTCCCACTGGTTAGAGGCGGCAGAGAATGTTCTCGGTGTGTCTGACTGGGCTCCTGGTTACTGCGTGTGCCTGGCTGTGTACTCTCTCTGATCACAGGCAGAGGATAGAAAGCTTGCTCCTTGGAGTAACCGTCCACACCAGCGTTGCCGTCCCCGCATGTCACCGGGCCGCCGTGCTCTGCAGGACCGAGCAGAGACGGATCACAGCCACCAGCCCCGAGCTGTGCATCCCCGCCCAGAACAGGGAGCTGCATCCCTGGCTGGGAGGCCACAGCGCTGCTTAGACCAACTCTCtcaaacctcccctcccccaagcgTGGTCATAGGAGGAGGACTGGGTAAATACCAAGCCATTAAGGAAGAATGGGCCCTCCGTGTTTCAACAGTTCAGAGGAATTGCTTCATGAGAGAAAGTGGTCCTACTCTcccatcacagaaaaaaaaatcccaccacaTGATACACCACGTGCTGTCAGGAGTCTTCGGAGTAATTAGAAATACAGCCTCAAAAATAGGCCTGGTGAAAAGGTGCTTCAGGTTGGCCTTTCCCATTACCAGGCTCACCACCCACAGACTGACGTAAGAGACCTGCTACCTCGGAATCAGGAGAGCCAGGCCCCAGCTTCCTGTTCATACACCTAATGCCAGATGCTGAGACAGTGCTAGACCCATAATGCATCTCCTGCTTTCATTTCATGAACAGGTCTACCTGAATTTTGATTTTGAGAACTGAAAACTCTTGCCGACGAGAGCAGCTCTTACCTGTCTTCTGTGGCCCCGGCCTCTGTGGCGCTTTCTCCATCACGGTCCAGGGCTCCTTGTTCGAGCCTACACACAGCTTCGGCTGCCTGCACGGGATTCCGTGAGCGTCTACCTCTGAGAAGAGACTGGCGTCCCTTGGACAAGTACCTGCCGTAGATTCCCACAGTTAGAAACGATGGGCTTAGCTGGTCAGAGGAAGCTTGATGAGAACAAGCAGCGGGAACTACTCGAACAGTCCTCTTGACAATGGTCTTTAAAGTGGGTGCCTGCTGACCAGCAAGGAGCATTGGTAACACAAGCCACCTCTGCAGGCAGGCCTTTCAGTGTTCAGGCTGTGCCGGGGAGCGGTTCCTGTGAGGACAGATGTGCCCCCCCATAAGCACTCAATCTCCCCTGTAGCGGTAGCTCACCCTGGGAGAGCTTTCTGGCAGCAGAGACTGGACCAcagagcaggcctgggcccggccctTACTCAACAAATGGACTGGTTTCAGGGCTTGTAATGTCCTTTGCAGCTTATTCAATCCTACCTTATTCTGACCAGGAGATGCTCAGCCCAATAGATCAACTTTCTGGGGGTTGGATTCTTAAAACCTTGGAGAACATGCACTGGGTAGGGCCAAAAAACCCCAACAGAAGGCTTGAGTCTGCCAGCCTTCAAGGTCAGATGTGCTCAGGATAAGGCTGTGCACCTGCCCTGTGCGGGGGCAGGGGGCTCCTGAGGACAGAATCACATTGGGCTCTGAGGCCTTACCATTGCTCTCGATGTGCCCGTTGGCCTGGTGGCCACCCTCAGTCCTGGTCACAGTTTCCTGCCGGTCAGAAAGAGTTCCCTGAGACGAGAGGTAGCTTGGAACATCCGGTGGCACGATGGTTTCATCTGCAAGGAGACAGGACAGTCAGATAGCAGATGTCCCCATCCTCCGTGGGAACAAGACATGAGAACACTCATTTGCGATCAGGCCCAGACACAGCTTCTCCCAACAGCAGCTGCCCAAGCTGTGCGAAGAGATGGTCTGGGGGGCCCAGCTCAGCCTCACTTTCCACCTGGGTGTAAAAAACACAGCTGTTGGAGGTCTGAGTCCGAGAGAGTGTGAGCGAGCTCACAGGGATGGTGAGGGAGCCAGAACAGGCAGAGGCATGACCCCTGAGGTCACTGCAGTGACAAGCCAGCACGCGGTCACTGTGCACAGGCCCAGGGCACCCTGCCTCCTCACCAACTGTGGCTGACCTGTGTTGGTGACACTGTACTCCTCGCTCTTCTTCCTGGTCTGGTAGATGATGCACACCCAGACCAGCGACGTCAGGACGATGCTGCACACCACGGCGATGGTGAAGATGCCCACGGTGCTGCCGTCCTTCCTGCAGCCGGGAGCGGGCACAATGCTCAGCTGGCTGTGCGCGCGCTCTGTGCCCAGGGTGTTGGAGATCTCGCAAGTGTACTGGCCCGCATCCTCCACCACCACGTTCTGAACGATGAGCAGCTGGTTGCCGGGCGTAAAGTGGTGCCGCTCGGTGAGGCTCAGGGGGCGGCCCCCCTTTAACCAGGTGATGCGGGGCGTAGGGTTCCCGGTCGCTTTGCACTGGAGTGCCACCGTTTCTCCTGTGGACACAACACGGTCTTCCAGGGGCACCACCAATGATGGGGTTTCTGCAATAAGTCAGAGGAGATGGTTAGTCTGGGGGTCTGCCCTGCCTTCTGGACGGATCTTGTATCAGAGCTTTTCGGGAGACCTCACACTGACCATATCCTGACCGTTTTGGGGGTAGCTCTGACGAGGAGGAAGAACTCCTGAGCCACAGAGAagccccttctctcccccacctgTCCTGTGCCCGGCTTGTGTGTCTCTCCGGCAGGAGACCCCACCCATCCAGCCCGAGTCAGAGGGCAGTCTGAGAATGTTCCATGAaagccctacagaaaatattcccttaaaaaaaagaaccacttgtTGAGCTGCTTTCTAACAGTTTCCTGAACATTTTACGCAAAGGTAAGCAGCACAGCCCACTCAGCCACTGCCAGGTGCCCAGGAGGGGTGACCCCTTGCCCCCTCCGCGCATGCGTGGCCTCTTAGACTCAGGGTGTGAGCGCTCGGACCGAAGACTGTCAGGGTGGCGTTGGCGGAAACGATGCCGGCCGAGTTCTGGGCGGTGCAGCTGTACATGCCCATGTCCTCCAGCTTCACATTCGTGATGAAAAACACGTCGTCGTCGGGCATGACGTGCATGCGTCGTTCACGTGCGGCGGGGAAGTCTGTGCCTCCGTCCTTCTGCCAAGCGATCTGCGGGTTAGGGTGGCCGCTGGCAGCACACTCGAGGCGGGCCGTGGTGCCAGTCCGGATGGCAATATCGTGCGGTATTTTGGTGAAGGACGGCAACACTGCAAAATATAGACCATCAGGCTTGCGGGAAGGAAGAGCTGGACGCAAAAGCCGGGACAGTCCTCTGGCGAAGAGCCCTCCCGCTTGGTGGGtgtctgtcccctccccaccatctgTGCCGGCGTCTGCCTTGACCTGCTCCCACCGCCTGGGAGAGGAGCAATTGGCTCCCCCATATGGCCAGCCGCTCCCATCCGTGTGCTCACTCTTGTGAACCCAAAGCTGCCTAGTGCCCCCTCATGTGGCCATCTGTCCATTGAGGGACAGCCCATAAATACCGGGCACTGATGTCTGCCTGCCTTCATTAACCACGAGAACAGAGCCCGGGAGACACAGAGATCTGCTCCAACAGGACATAAAGACAGGGGAAGGAGGACATGCCCTTGTCCTGGGCAGGGCAATGGGAGAGCCCCTCCCTcttggggaaacagaggcagagaggcggTGTCAGGCCCCATCACTGGACGCTCGCCAGCTGGGGCGGTCAGCCAGCTTCCTTCTGCTAAACTCCCCGAGCCAGCGGCCAGCACACACCAGGGTACCACTGCGGTTCCTGTTGGGCTTACTTCGGCAGCAAGTCTCACAGGTCACAGAGCTTCTGATACAGAGGACTTTGTCAGAATAAGCCAAAACCACAGGCCACATGGGGTAGAGAATGGGTTTTCCGGCGGCCTTTAAGGGCTTCGGGACCCCGTTCCAGCACTTAATAACTGGAGGCTTAAAAACCAGGTTACGGTGGTGGGGCGCTCAACCACTCCAGGGGTCGGTTCCTCTTCTGCCCTAAACTGTGACGGCTGGCAGCCCTGAGAAAAGCCACCTGGAGAGGCTCCAAAGCTCAGAGGGCAGGAGTTTCCCCACAGTCCGGGTATGCTGAGAATCTGGATGCCGGACATCGTGGTTTGTGGAGAATAATAAACGGATAAAAATATGAGGCTTGGGCCCATCATTGCATTTAACACAGTAGCTGGATTTTAAAGTCACTAGAAATGGGTAAATCTCTGAGAACAACCCTTCAACCTCCAGAACTGGCTCTGGGGCCCCCAGGCACCAATGACACCAGTGACACCCATGACGCCAGTGTCCTGATGAGGCGTCTCGGGGCCACATCCTTCTGACACGGTCGTGGAGAGCCGTGCGCGGTGTCAGAGAATTCGCGCCCGTGTGAAGAGCGCTGCCTTACCGTTCACGATGAGCCTGGCCTTGTGCGAGTACGTGGAGCCGAAGTGGTTGGTGATGACACACTGGTAGCGGCCCTCGTGTCCAAAGGTGACGCGGCGCAGGTGCAGGATGGTGGTGTACTCCATCACCTTCCCGTCCTGCGCACGCACGTGGGCGAAGTTCTCCATGTCAGCGTTGGCCAAGACCTCGTTGTCCTTCTTCCAGGCAAACGTCATGggggagctgctgctgctggccgcTGAGCACGTGAACCGGATGTCCTTGCCCACGACGGCCATGGTGGGCTCCGGCTGGGTGATGATCTGGGGCTTCGGTAAGTCATCTGTGGAGAAGAGAGCCACACTGAAGAGCCTCCCGCCCAGGCTCTCCGGACACACAGGGACCACGTCTTGCAGGGTATCTGCTCGCCCTCAGCTCCACCAGACACTGCGAGTGACTCGAACAGGGGATTTCTGGCCTCCTCCGATGAGAAACCCTGAGCAGGGATCACCTCTGTGACCACACCCCCGGACTATAAACCCATCCCAGTGCTCCTATACCAAAGCAGGTATTTCAGGAGTTTCCAGGAGAACACCATTTTGCTTCACTTGCTCATCTTACAAAACACACTAACAGACAGTGAGGAACCATCAGTCGGGAATGCACAGACCTTACCCACCAACTTCACACCAAGAGGCAGGGAGTAAGGAGCACTTCCAGAACGTGagacaaactcttccaaaatctGCACCTCCATTAAAGCCACAATAACACTGGCAAAAATGATTGTAATCAACTTTTTCAGAATTCTGGAAGGCTGTAATAAGCAAAGGCTGTAACAACTCATGGAAGGTTGACTCAAGAAAGTGCCTGAATCTCAAGAAGGAACATGAACTTTGTGGCATCTAACTCAGCTTAAGTTCCATGCCTCTCTGCCCAGCTTTGTGGTAGCCTTAAAACGTGGCAGCCTAGTGACCACCGAGAGGGGCAGAATGGCTGTGGAGGCCCCACAAGGACCCCATCCTCTGGCATTATTTGACCTGATGCGGTGGGCTCAGCAAGGAAGCCCTGGTCCTAGGACACATGACAGAAATGAGCAGCCCCTAGAGGTGAGGCAGTATCTGCTGGAGCCCACAGGAGGTTGGCCcagaaaccaaaaaggaaaagaaggcagtCAATGAAAAGGTGTGGAACATGTGGATGTTCCTAAAGCTCTAGAAGGCCACGTGCAGGCACAGGGCCATCTGCCGTCCCCAAGAAAGCCCTGGGAGGAGCCTCATTTCCCACTGTGATTACGGATCAATGCCAACTGAAGTGGCCGCATGCCCTCAGCACACCAGAGATGCTGGGCAAAGGATGGGGAGATCTTCTGAGGTGACTGAAGGAGTCTCTGTCCAGTCATCAGCTAACCAGGGGGCACTTCAGCGGCCACATGGAACAGACTACAGTCTTTGTCCAGGAAAGTCACTCAACAAATCGTAATAATAAACAGAACGACAGCAAACCAGGGGCAAGATGGAAGGAGAATCTGATCTCTGGAGCTGCCACATGATTTTAAAGGCTCAGTTTccaataaaaactataaaacatgcagatagtggggagaaaaaaagcagtCAATAGAAACTGTTCTTGAGGAAGCCCAGATCTaggacttaaataaaaactttacattggctttataaaatatctttaaagaactaaaagaacTCATgtctaagaaaatgaaaggaaaagtgttGGAATACTTTCCCACCAAATAAACACCACCAATAAAGAACTAGAAATTGCAGAAGCAAACCAAATATAACTTTGGGAGTTTAAAAgtataataactgaaattaaaaattcactagaAGGGCTCAATAGCCCCACCGAGGCAGAAGAGCTGGTGAAATCGAAACTATCCAGTGTAAGAAACAGAAAGCCGTGGAGTTAGCTAAGAACAGTCCCAGAGACCTGTGGGACAGCATCAAGCATCACAGCATACAAATAATGCGAGTGCAAGAAGGAGGAGACGAAGGAGACGGAAACAGTATTTGTAGAAATAATGGCcccaaacttcccaaatttggtgAAAAATAGGGACCCACCCATCCAAGAAGTTCAACAAACGCAGAAGGATAAACTCAAAGATCCCCACCCAGAAACTTAATAGTCAAACTGTCAGAAGCCAAAGAATCTTGAACAGGAGAGCTGCAACCCAACACAGAAGGGATCCTTGGTGACCTGAACagctgatttctcatcagaaaccatgcaGGTGAGGAAGGAGATACTTTCAAAGCACTGAAAGAGACTGGTCAGCGACGAAATCTGTATCCAGCAAAACcgtccttcaaaagtgaaggagaaattaaatCACTctcagatttaaaaacaaaaaacctgacagCATTCGCTGCTACCAGACCTGCCCTACgagaaatactaaagggaatccttcaggctgaaatgaaaggacacaaTAGTAACCGAAATCCACgcaaaaaaataaacagcattAAAGTAACTATATCTGTTACGTATGCAAGTACAGTATATTTTTGTAACGCTCTTCTGATTTAAAAGGCAACTATACAGAGCAATAATCACAAAACTGTGTTGACAGGCTTATGATAAATAAAGATGTAACTTATATGACACCATACCACAAAGGAGGGTCTCCACATGTGGAGCTTAGCAGGAGCAAAATTTTGCATACTACTGaggttaatttcatttttaatctgaACTAGATTGTTTTAAGATGTTAACTATAGTCCTCACACAGTCGttaagaaaataactcaaaaaataCTAAGATAAACAAGAAGGGAATTAAAATGGTATATCAGAAGATACCTAATACGAAACTAGTCAGTAATGAAGAAAcacaggaacaacaacaacaaaaagatgccTAGGAAGCAAATAGCAAGGAGTGAATTCTGTcttatcagtaattacattaaacaAATCAGTTAAACCCTCTAGTCAAAATTCAAGattccaaaatggatgaaaaaaaccCATGACCCAGCTACATGCTTTCTTGTTGTTAAGAGATACACTTTAGATTCAAGGTCACAAATAGGGAAATAGTTGCCAAAAAGAAAGCTACAGTGTCTATAccaatatcagataaaatagccTTTAGGACAGAAATGGTTACTGGGGACAAAGAGTCATTTTTTATAATGTAAAACAGTCCATCCCAAGACCTAAACATGAAACATATACGCACCTAACAGAGCTCCACAAAACAAGAAgcagaaactgacaaaactgaagaaagaaatgaacaatgCAACAGTAGTTTGTAGAACTCAATACTCCACGTTCAATGATCAGATAAAACCATGAGGCAGAAGACCAGCAGGGCAAGAGAACACCTGAATGACTCTATAAGCCAAAGAGACCTATCGGATatctacagaacattccacccttaGCAGCAGAATAAACATcttcaggtgcacatggaacgttctccaacAGAGACCGTATGTAAGGCTACAAACAAatctcagtaaatttaaaaaagatagaaatcatACAAAGTGTCTTTAATGGCAatgaaatgaagtaaaaaaatcaGTATCAGAAGGAATACTGGGAATCTAATTTTCGGAAACTACACAGTACTTCTGTAAGTAAAAGAAGAAATCgtaagagaaattagaaaatattttgagatgaatgaaagagaaaaaaaaaataccaaaacttaAATGCTGCAGCCTAAAACAGTGCTTCTAGACAGATTTAGAGCtgtaaatgcctacattaaggAAGATCTCAAATTAGTAAcatcatttttaagaaatcagaaaaaacaaGCTATATCCAAaaccaaagagaaggaaataatgatTATAACAGAAATAAGTAAGAGAAAAATAGAGGGGGGAAgaatcaatgaaaacaaaagttaattctttgaaaatactAACAAAATTGAAGAAACAGTAGACTTGTAGAGTGGAGAAGTGGGGAGAAGATTTCAAACaataaaattaggggaaaaaacagGGCACATTACAGCTAACCCTACAGACATCAACGAGAATACTATGAATCCTCAGTATGCCAACAAATGAGAAAACCTCATACATGTACAAActcagaaaaatacaaactacCAACACTGACTCAAGAATAATCAAAATCTGAATAGATAGTAACaagtaaagaaacagaataaataattttaaaacttcccacaaagaaaagtccagacTCAAATGACTACTCTGGTAAATTTTACCCAAAATTAAAGAGTAATTACCACTAATCCATCACCTATTCTTCGAAGTGAACATTTTTAGACTCCACTGTATGAGTCAAGTATCCCCAGATAATAAaattagacaaaaacaaaactatagacCTTTGTGagtacagatgcaaaaatcttcaaaacaatatgaaaatacTGGCAAACCAAATCCTACAACATACAGAAAGGAGTATAGACCACGATGAAGctggatttatcccaggaatgcaagttTGGTTTAATGTccaaaaatcaatgtaatacaccatatcaataaagggaaaaaaatcccattgaTCACCTCAGCAAATGtggaaaaaa
The sequence above is a segment of the Meles meles chromosome 20, mMelMel3.1 paternal haplotype, whole genome shotgun sequence genome. Coding sequences within it:
- the LRIG1 gene encoding leucine-rich repeats and immunoglobulin-like domains protein 1, with product MARPVRVAFGAQRRSPCPLLWLLLLLRLRPATAAADPRPPCAAACTCAGDSLDCGGRGLAALPGDLPAWTRSLNLSYNKLSEIDPAGFEDLPNLQEVYLNNNELTAVPSLGAASSHIVSLFLQHNKIRGVEGSRLQAYLSLEVLDLSSNNITEIGSTCFPHGLPLKELNLASNRIGTLESGAFDGLSRSLVMLRLSKNRITHLPMKAFKLPRLTQLDLNRNRIRVIEGLTFQGLDSLEVLRLQRNNISKLTDGAFWGLSRIHVLHLEYNSLVEVNRGWLYGLSALHQLHLSGNSIARINREGWSFCPKLHELVLSFNNLTRLDEESLADLSSLSILRLSHNSISHIAEGAFRGLRNLRVLDLDHNEISGTIEDTSGAFTGLDSLSKLTLFGNKIKSVARRAFSGLEGLEHLNLGENAIRSVQSDAFVRMKNLKELHISSDSFLCDCQLQWLPTWLVARTLQALVTATCAHPEALKGRSIFSVPPETFVCDDLPKPQIITQPEPTMAVVGKDIRFTCSAASSSSSPMTFAWKKDNEVLANADMENFAHVRAQDGKVMEYTTILHLRRVTFGHEGRYQCVITNHFGSTYSHKARLIVNVLPSFTKIPHDIAIRTGTTARLECAASGHPNPQIAWQKDGGTDFPAARERRMHVMPDDDVFFITNVKLEDMGMYSCTAQNSAGIVSANATLTVFETPSLVVPLEDRVVSTGETVALQCKATGNPTPRITWLKGGRPLSLTERHHFTPGNQLLIVQNVVVEDAGQYTCEISNTLGTERAHSQLSIVPAPGCRKDGSTVGIFTIAVVCSIVLTSLVWVCIIYQTRKKSEEYSVTNTDETIVPPDVPSYLSSQGTLSDRQETVTRTEGGHQANGHIESNGTCPRDASLFSEVDAHGIPCRQPKLCVGSNKEPWTVMEKAPQRPGPQKTEHGGPVTCGDGNAGVDGYSKEQAFYPLPVIRESTQPGTRSNQEPSQTHREHSLPPLTSGTADGSRADCRGSLYPSNHDRMPTSLKKKPLVPPDGKGASPWTLARLCEPDSRDLQPPSTLTPGSPELSEAASGFPDVPSEGQHLLLSNGHLPQVYDASPESPVLTGQPPAKRGVPLLFPPKI